A single region of the Micropterus dolomieu isolate WLL.071019.BEF.003 ecotype Adirondacks linkage group LG02, ASM2129224v1, whole genome shotgun sequence genome encodes:
- the shmt1 gene encoding serine hydroxymethyltransferase, cytosolic isoform X2, whose product MSITNGHTLSKETWYSHNKMMLEPLSISDSEVFTIIKKEKHRQTYGLELIASENFASRAVLEALGSCMNNKYSEGYPGQRYYGGTEHVDELERLCQKRALEAYGLDSEKWGVNVQPYSGSPANFAVYTAVVEPHGRIMGLDLPDGGHLTHGFMTEKKKISATSIFFESMPYKVNPETGYIDYDRLQENARLFHPRLIIAGVSCYSRNLDYARMKQIANENSAYLMADMAHISGLVAAGVVPSPFECCDIVSTTTHKTLRGCRAGLIFYRKGVRSVDAKGKETLYNLESLINQAVFPGLQGGPHNHAIAGGSDNHLILLDLRSKGTDGGRAEKVLEACAIACNKNTCPGDKSALRPSGLRFGSPALTSRGLVEDDFRKVAEFIHRGIVLTLEVQRSLDPKATLKEFIQALTQGEKFQQQVAEIRAEVEAFAGQFPMPGLPEL is encoded by the exons ATGTCCATAACAAATGGCCACACTCTGAGCAAAGAAACGTGGTATTCTCACAACAAGATGATGCTGGAGCCTCTGTCCATCAGCGACTCTGAG gTGTTTACCAtcataaaaaaagagaagcacAGGCAGACGTACGGTCTGGAGCTGATAGCGTCTGAGAACTTTGCCAGCCGAGCTGTTCTAGAGGCTCTGGGTTCCTGTATGAACAACAAATACTCTGAGGGATATCCTGGTCAGAG ATACTACGGTGGTACGGAGCATGTTGATGAGCTGGAGAGACTCTGTCAGAAAAGGGCGCTGGAGGCATATGGTCTGGACTCTGAGAAATGGGGTGTCAATGTGCAGCCATACTCAG GTTCACCCGCCAACTTTGCTGTCTACACGGCCGTTGTTGAGCCACACGGCAGGATCATGGGACTAGACCTTCCCGACGGAGGTCACCTGACACACGGCTTCATGACTGAGAAGAAGAAAATCTCAGCAACGTCCATCTTCTTTGAGTCCATGCCGTATAAG GTGAATCCAGAAACTGGCTACATTGACTATGACAGACTGCAAGAAAACGCTCGGCTGTTCCACCCCAGACTCATCATTGCAG GAGTAAGCTGCTATTCCCGCAACCTTGACTACGCCCGCATGAAGCAGATTGCTAATGAGAACAGTGCGTATCTGATGGCAGACATGGCTCATATCAGTGGATTGGTGGCTGCTGGAGTGGTGCCCTCACCCTTTGAGTGCTGCGACATTGTTTCCACGACAACACACAAGACACTGCGTGGCTGCCGCGCTGGACTCATCTTCTACAGGAAAG GAGTGCGGAGTGTGGATGCCAAGGGGAAGGAGACTCTCTACAACTTGGAGTCTTTGATCAATCAAGCTGTGTTTCCTGGGCTGCAGGGAGGACCACACAACCACGCAATTGCAG GCGGCTCGGACAACCATCTGATCCTGCTGGACCTTCGCAGCAAAGGAACTGATGGAGGACGAGCTGAGAAGGTTTTGGAAGCCTGTGCCATCGCTTGTAATAAGAACACCTGTCCag gggATAAGAGCGCTTTGCGCCCCAGTGGTCTGAGGTTTGGCTCTCCGGCTCTGACCTCCAGAGGCTTGGTGGAAGATGACTTCAGGAAGGTGGCTGAGTTCATTCACAGAG GTATTGTGCTGACTTTGGAAGTGCAGAGAAGCCTGGATCCCAAGGCCACGCTGAAGGAGTTCATCCAGGCTCTGACCCAGGGAGAGAAGTTCCAGCAGCAGGTAGCAGAAATCAGGGCAGAGGTGGAGGCGTTTGCTGGTCAGTTCCCCATGCCTGGGCTACCTGAGCTGTAG
- the shmt1 gene encoding serine hydroxymethyltransferase, cytosolic isoform X1: protein MSITNGHTLSKETWYSHNKMMLEPLSISDSEVFTIIKKEKHRQTYGLELIASENFASRAVLEALGSCMNNKYSEGYPGQRYYGGTEHVDELERLCQKRALEAYGLDSEKWGVNVQPYSGSPANFAVYTAVVEPHGRIMGLDLPDGGHLTHGFMTEKKKISATSIFFESMPYKVNPETGYIDYDRLQENARLFHPRLIIAGVSCYSRNLDYARMKQIANENSAYLMADMAHISGLVAAGVVPSPFECCDIVSTTTHKTLRGCRAGLIFYRKGVRSVDAKGKETLYNLESLINQAVFPGLQGGPHNHAIAGVAVALKQAMTPEFKAYQMQVLANCKALSSSLIDHGYKIVTGGSDNHLILLDLRSKGTDGGRAEKVLEACAIACNKNTCPGDKSALRPSGLRFGSPALTSRGLVEDDFRKVAEFIHRGIVLTLEVQRSLDPKATLKEFIQALTQGEKFQQQVAEIRAEVEAFAGQFPMPGLPEL, encoded by the exons ATGTCCATAACAAATGGCCACACTCTGAGCAAAGAAACGTGGTATTCTCACAACAAGATGATGCTGGAGCCTCTGTCCATCAGCGACTCTGAG gTGTTTACCAtcataaaaaaagagaagcacAGGCAGACGTACGGTCTGGAGCTGATAGCGTCTGAGAACTTTGCCAGCCGAGCTGTTCTAGAGGCTCTGGGTTCCTGTATGAACAACAAATACTCTGAGGGATATCCTGGTCAGAG ATACTACGGTGGTACGGAGCATGTTGATGAGCTGGAGAGACTCTGTCAGAAAAGGGCGCTGGAGGCATATGGTCTGGACTCTGAGAAATGGGGTGTCAATGTGCAGCCATACTCAG GTTCACCCGCCAACTTTGCTGTCTACACGGCCGTTGTTGAGCCACACGGCAGGATCATGGGACTAGACCTTCCCGACGGAGGTCACCTGACACACGGCTTCATGACTGAGAAGAAGAAAATCTCAGCAACGTCCATCTTCTTTGAGTCCATGCCGTATAAG GTGAATCCAGAAACTGGCTACATTGACTATGACAGACTGCAAGAAAACGCTCGGCTGTTCCACCCCAGACTCATCATTGCAG GAGTAAGCTGCTATTCCCGCAACCTTGACTACGCCCGCATGAAGCAGATTGCTAATGAGAACAGTGCGTATCTGATGGCAGACATGGCTCATATCAGTGGATTGGTGGCTGCTGGAGTGGTGCCCTCACCCTTTGAGTGCTGCGACATTGTTTCCACGACAACACACAAGACACTGCGTGGCTGCCGCGCTGGACTCATCTTCTACAGGAAAG GAGTGCGGAGTGTGGATGCCAAGGGGAAGGAGACTCTCTACAACTTGGAGTCTTTGATCAATCAAGCTGTGTTTCCTGGGCTGCAGGGAGGACCACACAACCACGCAATTGCAG GTGTTGCTGTAGCTCTCAAGCAAGCCATGACACCAGAGTTCAAGGCCTACCAGATGCAGGTTCTTGCTAACTGCAAAGCTCTGTCCAGTTCACTTATTGACCACGGCTACAAGATTGTCACGG GCGGCTCGGACAACCATCTGATCCTGCTGGACCTTCGCAGCAAAGGAACTGATGGAGGACGAGCTGAGAAGGTTTTGGAAGCCTGTGCCATCGCTTGTAATAAGAACACCTGTCCag gggATAAGAGCGCTTTGCGCCCCAGTGGTCTGAGGTTTGGCTCTCCGGCTCTGACCTCCAGAGGCTTGGTGGAAGATGACTTCAGGAAGGTGGCTGAGTTCATTCACAGAG GTATTGTGCTGACTTTGGAAGTGCAGAGAAGCCTGGATCCCAAGGCCACGCTGAAGGAGTTCATCCAGGCTCTGACCCAGGGAGAGAAGTTCCAGCAGCAGGTAGCAGAAATCAGGGCAGAGGTGGAGGCGTTTGCTGGTCAGTTCCCCATGCCTGGGCTACCTGAGCTGTAG